The proteins below are encoded in one region of Paenibacillus albus:
- a CDS encoding LLM class flavin-dependent oxidoreductase: MEIGISTFLETTPDPATGRIMSHAERLRNAVEEMMLADQVGLDVYGIGEHHRPDYAGTAPAVVLAAGAAVTKRIRLTSAVTVLSSDDPVRVYQAFSTLDGISNGRAEIMAGRGSFIESFPLFGYSLDDYNELFEEKLELLLAIRDSEKVNWRGGHRPAIENLGVYPRSVQKPLPVWIASGGNAESAVRAGLLGLPIAFAIIGGMPEQFAPLVDLYKRAAASAGHDPAKLQIATHSHGFVGDDNDRTADLFFAPTAAQMNVIGRERGWGGEYTRATYDAARSLRGALYVGDPETVAEKIVLLRKNLGVTRFFLHVNVGTMPHKEVLHAIELLGTKVAPLVRQALGQGQ, encoded by the coding sequence ATGGAGATTGGAATAAGTACTTTTCTGGAGACGACGCCAGACCCGGCGACAGGCCGCATCATGAGCCACGCCGAGCGGCTTCGCAATGCGGTGGAGGAGATGATGCTCGCCGATCAAGTCGGACTTGATGTATACGGCATCGGGGAGCACCACCGTCCGGACTACGCGGGCACGGCTCCCGCCGTTGTGCTTGCTGCAGGCGCGGCGGTTACGAAGCGGATCCGGCTCACAAGCGCCGTAACGGTGCTGTCCTCGGACGATCCGGTGCGCGTCTATCAAGCATTCTCGACGCTTGACGGCATCTCGAACGGACGCGCGGAAATTATGGCAGGCCGCGGCTCGTTCATCGAGTCCTTCCCGCTGTTTGGCTACAGCCTGGACGATTATAATGAGCTGTTCGAAGAGAAGCTGGAGCTGCTGCTTGCGATTCGCGATTCCGAGAAGGTGAATTGGCGCGGCGGTCACCGCCCGGCTATCGAGAACCTCGGCGTCTATCCGCGCTCCGTGCAGAAGCCGCTTCCGGTGTGGATCGCCAGCGGCGGCAATGCGGAATCCGCTGTTCGCGCAGGCCTGCTCGGGCTCCCGATCGCATTCGCGATTATCGGCGGCATGCCGGAGCAATTCGCACCGCTGGTCGATCTCTACAAGCGAGCTGCTGCATCGGCCGGACATGACCCGGCGAAGCTGCAAATCGCGACGCATTCGCACGGCTTTGTCGGCGATGACAATGACCGCACAGCGGATCTGTTCTTCGCGCCGACCGCCGCGCAGATGAACGTCATCGGCCGCGAGCGCGGCTGGGGCGGGGAATATACAAGGGCGACGTACGATGCCGCGCGCAGCTTGCGCGGTGCACTCTATGTCGGCGATCCGGAAACCGTCGCCGAGAAGATCGTGCTGCTGCGCAAGAACCTCGGAGTCACGCGGTTCTTCCTGCACGTGAACGTCGGCACGATGCCGCACAAGGAAGTGCTGCACGCCATTGAGCTGCTCGGCACGAAGGTTGCGCCGCTTGTTCGTCAAGCATTGGGCCAAGGCCAATAA
- a CDS encoding putative quinol monooxygenase, whose product MSSGIASIATYRPHPGKEDELLKIVRRHLPTLRAEGFITEMTPLHLQAADGSILEIFEWASAEAKDAAHRSPAVRELWGAMMEVAEMAALASLAEAAQPFSNFRKLELQQQH is encoded by the coding sequence ATGTCCTCAGGAATAGCTTCTATTGCTACCTATCGACCACATCCCGGTAAAGAAGACGAGCTATTGAAGATTGTAAGGCGGCACTTGCCTACGCTTCGCGCTGAAGGGTTCATTACAGAGATGACGCCGCTGCATCTGCAAGCGGCGGACGGTTCGATCCTGGAAATCTTCGAGTGGGCGTCCGCAGAAGCGAAGGACGCCGCTCATCGGTCACCCGCAGTACGCGAGCTGTGGGGCGCCATGATGGAAGTGGCAGAGATGGCCGCGCTCGCGAGCCTCGCGGAAGCGGCGCAGCCTTTCTCGAACTTCCGCAAGCTAGAGCTGCAGCAGCAGCATTAA
- a CDS encoding class I SAM-dependent methyltransferase has translation MDSKARFSGKVDAYVKYRPTYPQAAVDYLYDTVGFTSHSLIADVGAGTGIFSGLLLERGSSVIAVEPNEPMREAAVAQLGAKSGFRTATGSAEETGLADHSVDFIVCAQSFHWFDRTLARAEFKRILRQDDGKAVLIWNTPLTEGTPFREGYEQLLLTYGTDYKTVNQKNILPEALAAFFRPGAMQEVRFENQQQFDYEGLCGRLASSSFVPVSGDPKYEPMMAALRTLFEQCQKDGLVNFDYETRLYWGSL, from the coding sequence ATGGACAGCAAAGCACGATTCTCGGGTAAGGTGGACGCCTATGTGAAATACCGTCCGACCTATCCGCAAGCGGCGGTCGATTATTTGTACGATACGGTTGGGTTTACTTCCCATAGCCTGATTGCCGATGTAGGGGCGGGCACGGGCATTTTCTCCGGGCTGCTGCTTGAACGGGGGAGCAGCGTCATTGCCGTTGAACCTAACGAGCCGATGCGAGAGGCTGCAGTGGCGCAGCTTGGCGCGAAGAGCGGCTTTCGGACGGCCACGGGTTCGGCAGAGGAAACGGGGCTTGCGGACCATTCGGTCGATTTCATCGTCTGCGCCCAGTCGTTCCATTGGTTTGACCGGACGCTTGCAAGAGCCGAGTTCAAGCGAATCTTGCGCCAGGACGACGGCAAGGCCGTACTCATCTGGAACACGCCGCTCACCGAAGGCACGCCGTTTCGGGAAGGCTACGAGCAGCTGCTGCTAACGTATGGCACGGACTACAAAACCGTCAATCAGAAGAATATTTTGCCCGAAGCGCTCGCTGCCTTCTTCCGCCCTGGAGCTATGCAGGAGGTAAGGTTCGAGAATCAGCAGCAGTTCGACTATGAAGGCTTATGCGGCCGACTTGCTTCCTCTTCCTTCGTTCCGGTGTCCGGCGATCCGAAGTACGAACCGATGATGGCTGCACTGAGGACCCTGTTTGAACAATGCCAAAAAGATGGATTGGTGAACTTCGATTACGAGACCCGGCTGTATTGGGGCTCTCTATAG
- a CDS encoding DODA-type extradiol aromatic ring-opening family dioxygenase gives MMPAYFFAHGAPSLVLEQHDYSDFLKNFASTRPRPKAIVLFSAHWETSVQKVSAVSTYSTIYDFSGFQDELYQMTYPANGSRALSEQIQALFTQHGIPSELDETRGLDHGAWAVLKLVYPDADIPVIAMSVNPNLTNEQQYQIGRALGALREQDVLIIGSGGTVHNLRRLNWRAAEADEWAVKFDEWLESKLMSWDTEALFRYREQAPYAVESVPTTEHFIPLFLAMGAGDASRKATLLHRSYQLGSLSLSCWQFD, from the coding sequence ATGATGCCAGCTTATTTCTTCGCGCACGGTGCGCCTTCATTAGTATTGGAACAGCATGACTACAGTGATTTTCTGAAAAATTTCGCTTCAACCAGACCGCGGCCGAAGGCGATTGTGCTCTTCTCCGCGCATTGGGAAACTTCGGTGCAGAAGGTCAGCGCAGTCAGCACATACAGCACGATCTATGACTTCTCCGGCTTCCAGGATGAGCTGTACCAAATGACGTATCCGGCGAACGGCAGCCGAGCGTTAAGCGAGCAGATTCAGGCTCTATTCACGCAGCACGGCATTCCAAGCGAGCTTGATGAGACGAGAGGCCTTGACCACGGCGCATGGGCAGTGTTGAAATTAGTGTATCCGGATGCGGACATTCCGGTCATCGCGATGTCCGTTAATCCGAATCTGACGAATGAACAGCAGTATCAGATCGGCAGAGCCTTGGGTGCGCTGCGGGAGCAGGACGTTCTTATTATTGGCAGCGGCGGCACGGTTCATAATTTACGCCGATTGAATTGGCGGGCGGCAGAGGCGGACGAGTGGGCGGTCAAGTTCGACGAGTGGCTGGAGAGCAAGCTTATGAGCTGGGACACCGAAGCGTTGTTCCGCTACCGCGAGCAGGCGCCTTATGCCGTAGAGTCGGTGCCGACGACCGAGCATTTCATCCCGCTGTTCCTCGCGATGGGAGCAGGAGACGCTAGCCGCAAGGCGACGCTTCTTCATCGCAGCTACCAGCTGGGCAGCCTCAGTCTGAGCTGCTGGCAGTTCGACTAA
- a CDS encoding helix-turn-helix domain-containing protein gives MDIGSSIRAIRKRKHITIAQICEETGLSQGFLSQVETNKTSPSISTLESIARALKVPLAYLLLQKEDRMKIVRKGERRITSSGSEQFKVEHLSATDKVRIVIVELSPGASTGMEPHAHEGEEVHVVIKGSIYAEQGEDAAEFHEGDSFSWNACIPHLVRNIGEETAVVLISVYTETDYQPDRL, from the coding sequence ATGGATATCGGCTCTTCGATTCGAGCGATCCGCAAGCGCAAGCACATCACGATTGCCCAAATCTGCGAGGAAACCGGCCTGTCGCAAGGTTTTCTCAGTCAGGTGGAGACGAATAAGACGTCCCCCTCCATCTCCACGCTGGAGAGCATCGCTAGAGCTCTGAAGGTCCCGCTTGCTTATTTACTGCTGCAAAAGGAAGATCGGATGAAGATCGTTCGCAAGGGAGAACGGCGCATCACATCGAGCGGCAGCGAGCAGTTTAAGGTGGAGCATCTTAGCGCTACAGATAAAGTACGGATCGTCATCGTCGAGCTGTCTCCAGGCGCGTCAACCGGCATGGAGCCGCACGCCCATGAAGGCGAAGAAGTGCATGTGGTCATTAAAGGAAGTATTTACGCCGAGCAAGGCGAAGATGCAGCAGAGTTTCACGAGGGCGATTCCTTCAGCTGGAACGCCTGCATTCCTCATCTCGTTCGCAATATCGGCGAGGAGACGGCGGTAGTTCTCATCTCGGTCTATACAGAGACGGATTATCAGCCGGACCGGCTGTAA
- a CDS encoding nucleoside hydrolase, translating into MVQPKIIIDADTGIDDALAILYGVKSGKADIIGITSVFGNIPVELATENALKVLKLAGLEGQIPVNQGAAQPLVRKVDLFPTFVHGSNGIGDVEIPHTAQRPVEEAAADFIVRQASELRGELVIVALGRLTNLAHALQKDPELPSKIKQVYIMGGAVRVPGNITPTAEANIWGDPEAASLVIESGLPITLIGLDVTLQTMLHQSHLDALKASCKPENRDVVSFLNDSMQFYFNFYHESNGYNQCAPMHDPLTVLAAIEPGVVQTEQLLLSVECHGEHCLGMTVADLRPKPSVGTPVNVGVQVDAKRAVELLLGVF; encoded by the coding sequence ATGGTACAGCCGAAAATCATTATCGACGCCGATACGGGAATTGATGACGCACTCGCGATTCTATACGGGGTCAAATCCGGTAAGGCAGATATTATAGGCATCACGTCGGTCTTCGGCAACATTCCCGTCGAACTTGCGACCGAGAACGCGCTCAAGGTGCTGAAGCTTGCCGGACTGGAAGGACAAATTCCCGTCAACCAAGGCGCAGCGCAGCCGCTCGTGCGCAAAGTAGACCTATTCCCTACATTCGTTCATGGCAGCAACGGCATTGGCGATGTTGAAATTCCGCACACCGCACAGCGTCCGGTAGAGGAAGCGGCAGCGGACTTTATTGTTCGTCAAGCAAGTGAGCTGCGTGGAGAGCTCGTCATCGTTGCGCTCGGACGCCTTACGAATCTGGCGCATGCGCTTCAGAAGGACCCTGAGCTTCCTTCGAAAATCAAACAAGTATACATTATGGGCGGCGCCGTTCGCGTACCAGGCAATATTACGCCAACCGCTGAAGCGAATATATGGGGTGACCCGGAAGCAGCGAGCCTTGTCATCGAGTCGGGACTTCCGATTACGCTGATTGGTCTTGATGTCACTTTGCAAACGATGCTGCATCAGTCGCACCTCGACGCGCTTAAAGCTTCCTGCAAGCCAGAGAATCGGGACGTGGTCAGCTTCTTGAACGATTCGATGCAGTTCTACTTCAATTTCTACCATGAATCGAACGGCTACAATCAATGTGCCCCGATGCATGATCCACTTACGGTACTGGCGGCAATTGAGCCCGGGGTTGTACAGACGGAGCAGCTGCTGCTATCGGTGGAATGTCATGGCGAGCATTGTCTCGGCATGACAGTCGCTGACTTGCGGCCGAAGCCTTCCGTCGGAACGCCGGTTAACGTTGGCGTTCAGGTGGACGCTAAGCGGGCGGTTGAGCTGCTGCTTGGCGTATTCTAA
- a CDS encoding organic hydroperoxide resistance protein codes for MEALYTAIATAEGGRNGVITSSDGVLDLQIRMPKALGGNGEAGTNPEQLFAGGYAACFDSALNLVARMKKVQHEGTDVTAHVSIGKAADGGFELAVQLHVNVDGVEQQVAEELVKAAHGVCPYSRATRGNIETKLVVNGQHIG; via the coding sequence ATGGAAGCATTATACACAGCAATCGCAACGGCAGAAGGCGGACGTAACGGAGTAATTACATCGTCAGACGGGGTGCTTGATCTTCAAATCCGGATGCCGAAGGCACTTGGCGGCAATGGTGAAGCTGGCACCAACCCAGAGCAGCTATTCGCAGGAGGTTACGCGGCTTGCTTCGATAGTGCGCTGAATCTGGTGGCGCGCATGAAGAAGGTGCAGCATGAGGGAACCGATGTAACGGCGCATGTGAGTATCGGCAAAGCAGCGGACGGCGGCTTCGAGCTGGCAGTGCAGCTGCATGTGAACGTGGATGGCGTCGAGCAGCAAGTAGCGGAGGAATTGGTTAAAGCGGCCCATGGCGTGTGCCCATACTCCAGAGCAACCCGCGGCAATATTGAGACGAAGCTTGTGGTGAACGGCCAACATATCGGTTAA
- a CDS encoding chromate transporter: MNTNKPRGKSAVLLELLLVSTKLGLTSFGGPIAHLGYFHHEYIRRRKWLDERSYADLVALCQFLPGPASSQVGIGIGLMRAGLLGGIVAWIGFTLPSVLALIAFAVVMQGGGLANADWIHGLKIVAVAIVAHAVMGMGQKLAPDRNRATIAVAAAVISLLWPSAWSQVLLIVCAGLLGLWLYYGRQEAVAETAPMEVPISRRFGAFCLALFLALLIALPLLRGWIDSSDGGLALFDSFYRSGSLVFGGGHVVLPLLERAVVPTGWVSSEQFLAGYGAAQAVPGPLFTFASYLGMMEGGVLGAVIATAAIFLPAFLLIVGALPFWSSMRTSPKVQGALTGVNAAVVGILLAALYNPLWTTAILAPKDFTLAAILFGMLTFWKLPPWIVVVTGAVGCMLLGSL, translated from the coding sequence ATGAACACTAACAAACCAAGAGGTAAGTCAGCCGTGCTCCTGGAGCTGCTTCTCGTATCGACCAAGCTCGGGCTTACCTCATTCGGCGGTCCAATCGCTCACCTCGGCTATTTCCATCACGAATATATACGCCGCCGCAAGTGGCTCGACGAGCGCAGCTATGCTGATCTTGTCGCGCTATGCCAGTTTCTCCCCGGACCGGCAAGCAGCCAAGTCGGCATTGGCATCGGGCTGATGCGCGCCGGTTTACTCGGCGGGATCGTGGCGTGGATCGGCTTCACGCTGCCGTCGGTTCTTGCACTTATTGCTTTCGCAGTGGTAATGCAAGGCGGCGGTCTTGCGAACGCGGATTGGATTCATGGCTTGAAGATCGTAGCGGTCGCCATTGTCGCGCATGCCGTTATGGGCATGGGCCAGAAGCTCGCGCCTGACCGAAATCGCGCTACGATCGCTGTCGCAGCCGCGGTCATCTCGCTCCTATGGCCGTCCGCCTGGAGTCAGGTGCTGCTCATTGTCTGCGCAGGGCTGCTTGGCCTGTGGCTCTATTACGGCCGGCAGGAAGCGGTCGCGGAGACAGCGCCAATGGAAGTGCCGATCAGCCGCAGATTCGGAGCCTTCTGCCTCGCGCTCTTCTTGGCACTGCTGATCGCGCTGCCGCTGCTTCGCGGGTGGATCGACTCTTCCGATGGAGGCCTCGCCCTATTCGACAGCTTCTATCGATCAGGCTCGCTCGTCTTCGGAGGCGGGCATGTCGTGCTTCCGCTGCTGGAACGCGCGGTCGTGCCGACGGGTTGGGTCAGCTCCGAGCAGTTTCTGGCCGGTTACGGCGCTGCGCAGGCGGTGCCCGGACCGCTGTTCACTTTCGCTTCCTACCTCGGCATGATGGAGGGCGGCGTGCTCGGAGCTGTAATTGCGACAGCCGCAATCTTCCTCCCCGCTTTCCTGCTCATTGTCGGCGCGCTGCCGTTCTGGAGCTCGATGCGCACGAGCCCGAAAGTACAAGGCGCCCTTACCGGCGTGAACGCTGCGGTGGTCGGTATTCTGCTCGCCGCGCTCTATAATCCGCTATGGACGACCGCCATTCTCGCTCCGAAGGACTTCACGCTGGCCGCTATCTTGTTCGGCATGCTCACATTCTGGAAGTTGCCGCCTTGGATTGTCGTCGTCACCGGCGCAGTCGGTTGCATGCTGCTTGGCAGCTTATAA
- a CDS encoding SRPBCC family protein — protein sequence MLAVVQQAGDGYTARFERAFNHSVQQVWAYLTDNELLSTWFSELRVGELREGGSMKFHMPGGGDVLEMPILEMKLQSVLEYTWGEDVVRFELYPEVAGCKLVLIEKLSKLIDHTPRDLAGWHVCLEVIGALLDGRTIESRKDQWKHWFERYQEALAGLRG from the coding sequence ATGCTGGCAGTTGTGCAACAAGCAGGTGATGGGTATACCGCTCGTTTCGAGCGCGCGTTTAATCATTCGGTACAGCAGGTGTGGGCGTACTTGACAGATAATGAGCTGCTGTCGACTTGGTTCTCCGAGCTGCGTGTCGGGGAGTTGCGAGAAGGGGGCAGCATGAAGTTTCATATGCCCGGCGGCGGTGATGTGCTCGAAATGCCGATTCTGGAGATGAAGCTGCAGTCCGTTCTTGAGTACACATGGGGCGAGGACGTGGTTCGATTCGAGCTGTATCCGGAAGTTGCCGGATGTAAGCTGGTGCTCATCGAGAAGCTGAGCAAGCTGATAGACCATACGCCGAGGGACCTTGCCGGCTGGCATGTCTGCCTGGAGGTAATCGGCGCTTTGCTAGATGGCAGAACGATTGAGTCTCGCAAGGACCAGTGGAAGCATTGGTTCGAGCGTTATCAGGAGGCGCTTGCGGGGCTGCGCGGGTAG
- a CDS encoding LysR family transcriptional regulator: MNLDQLYYIIEVAKTKSLSLAASNMHVTQSAISQSIAGLEAELGIPIFIRSRSGTTPTKEGTDIIQKALEVVSKLQEMKDGASRVSEMMHAELKIAAIPGVMASLVKTVSSFKQDYPNVAFRIVEEKSDRILDEIRHNKVDIGLIGVRGNEVPIGTGLVFEPIWQGRMVVGVWNNSPLAGRKRITPEEMKKLPYVLYDEPHVHDFVEEFTGVHGPLSIMFTSNNPYALVTVLRENLAGTIGYDFSFIDRSVSLNSGLTKLEIDGVEQPPIQLGWARAETNKGTQVSKMFIQRFKGQIQLGNLS, translated from the coding sequence GTGAACTTGGATCAGCTGTATTACATCATTGAAGTGGCAAAGACCAAATCTTTATCGCTCGCCGCAAGCAATATGCATGTTACACAATCTGCCATCAGTCAGTCCATCGCTGGCTTAGAAGCGGAGCTCGGAATCCCGATATTCATCCGTTCGCGCTCAGGCACGACGCCGACGAAGGAAGGGACCGACATCATCCAGAAAGCGCTTGAGGTGGTCAGCAAGCTGCAGGAGATGAAGGACGGAGCATCCCGGGTATCGGAGATGATGCATGCGGAACTTAAGATCGCGGCCATTCCCGGCGTGATGGCATCTTTGGTGAAGACGGTGTCGAGCTTTAAGCAGGATTATCCGAATGTCGCTTTTCGAATCGTGGAAGAGAAGTCCGACCGCATTCTGGATGAAATCAGGCATAACAAGGTCGATATCGGGCTAATTGGCGTAAGAGGCAATGAGGTGCCGATTGGGACAGGGCTTGTCTTTGAACCGATCTGGCAAGGCAGGATGGTTGTCGGCGTATGGAACAACTCCCCGCTTGCAGGCAGGAAACGAATCACGCCGGAAGAGATGAAGAAGCTCCCGTATGTGCTTTATGATGAGCCGCATGTGCATGATTTTGTCGAAGAGTTCACTGGGGTACACGGACCGCTCTCCATTATGTTTACGAGCAACAACCCCTATGCGCTTGTCACAGTCCTGCGCGAGAATTTGGCTGGTACGATCGGTTATGATTTCTCCTTCATTGATCGGTCGGTGTCACTGAACAGCGGGCTTACTAAGCTTGAAATTGATGGCGTCGAGCAGCCCCCGATTCAGCTTGGATGGGCAAGAGCGGAGACGAATAAAGGGACGCAGGTGTCCAAAATGTTCATTCAGCGCTTCAAGGGTCAAATCCAGCTAGGTAATCTGTCATAA
- a CDS encoding SDR family NAD(P)-dependent oxidoreductase, whose product MRLQGKTAIVTGGANGIGKATVKKFLQQGASVVFTDIHEGTGLQTLEEMKQLSENVVFVQHDVQKEEDWSLVAATAIEKFGRIDILFNNAGIYSSKPVTDYTAEEWNRLLGINVVGVFLGMKHVVPTMVEQRSGSIINASSVAGIKGGPNLTLYGASKGAVRTMSKDLAKEVAAHQVRVNSIHPGVIQTSMGDAVASGMNATTEHIAAGIPLKRCGTPEEVADLVVFLASDESSFITGAELVIDGGQTA is encoded by the coding sequence ATGAGACTGCAAGGCAAAACAGCGATTGTTACCGGCGGCGCAAACGGAATCGGCAAAGCAACCGTAAAGAAATTTCTGCAGCAAGGCGCAAGCGTTGTATTCACTGATATTCATGAGGGGACTGGCTTGCAAACCCTTGAAGAAATGAAGCAGCTATCGGAAAATGTTGTCTTCGTGCAGCATGACGTACAGAAGGAAGAGGATTGGAGCCTCGTTGCTGCTACTGCGATCGAGAAATTCGGCCGTATTGATATTTTGTTCAATAATGCCGGTATTTACAGCTCGAAGCCGGTTACGGATTATACGGCGGAAGAGTGGAATCGCCTGCTCGGGATTAACGTCGTCGGCGTCTTCCTCGGCATGAAGCATGTCGTACCAACGATGGTGGAGCAGCGCAGCGGCTCGATTATTAATGCCTCTTCAGTTGCCGGTATTAAGGGCGGCCCTAATCTCACGCTTTATGGCGCAAGTAAGGGTGCAGTACGCACAATGTCGAAGGACCTTGCGAAGGAAGTCGCAGCGCATCAAGTTCGTGTTAACTCCATTCACCCCGGCGTTATCCAAACGTCGATGGGCGATGCGGTTGCTTCCGGCATGAATGCGACTACAGAGCATATTGCGGCAGGCATTCCGCTCAAACGCTGCGGCACACCAGAGGAAGTAGCGGATTTGGTCGTCTTCCTCGCTTCCGATGAATCCAGCTTTATTACAGGCGCAGAACTGGTTATCGACGGCGGGCAAACCGCTTAA
- a CDS encoding SDR family NAD(P)-dependent oxidoreductase, translating into MRFTNKVAVITGGGSGIGRDACVKFAQEGSKVVVADFNETTGQETVELIQAEGFEAAFFKCDVGEFEQVEALAQFAEATYGGLDIMFNNAGIAIGAPMLEHTPELYHRVIRINQDGVYYGILAASRVMQKLGNGGVIINTASVMGFLAQQNTFSYNASKAAVVMMSQVAALDLAPYNIRVVGVAPGFAHTNILNPLKERGLENPIAKKHIHGELLQPHQITDTVLFLASDAASGINGTTVKIDDGYTAFK; encoded by the coding sequence ATGCGATTCACGAATAAAGTAGCTGTCATTACTGGTGGCGGCAGTGGGATTGGCCGGGACGCCTGCGTCAAGTTTGCGCAGGAAGGCTCTAAGGTTGTCGTTGCAGATTTCAATGAGACGACAGGTCAAGAAACAGTTGAGCTTATCCAAGCGGAAGGCTTCGAAGCCGCATTCTTCAAATGCGATGTTGGCGAATTCGAGCAGGTTGAGGCGCTCGCTCAGTTTGCGGAAGCAACCTATGGCGGGCTCGACATCATGTTCAACAATGCCGGCATTGCCATCGGAGCGCCTATGCTCGAGCACACGCCTGAGCTGTATCATCGCGTCATTCGCATTAATCAGGATGGCGTTTATTATGGCATTCTAGCTGCAAGCCGCGTTATGCAGAAGCTTGGAAACGGCGGCGTTATTATCAATACGGCGTCCGTTATGGGCTTCCTCGCGCAGCAGAATACCTTTAGTTATAACGCGTCAAAAGCAGCCGTCGTGATGATGTCACAAGTTGCCGCGCTCGATCTTGCTCCTTACAACATCCGTGTCGTCGGCGTCGCTCCAGGCTTCGCGCACACGAATATTCTTAATCCGCTCAAAGAGCGCGGGCTAGAGAATCCGATTGCGAAGAAGCACATTCACGGGGAACTGCTGCAGCCGCATCAGATCACGGATACGGTCTTGTTCCTCGCTTCCGATGCAGCAAGCGGCATTAACGGTACGACGGTTAAGATCGATGACGGCTATACAGCGTTCAAATAA